In Entelurus aequoreus isolate RoL-2023_Sb linkage group LG02, RoL_Eaeq_v1.1, whole genome shotgun sequence, one genomic interval encodes:
- the LOC133632472 gene encoding alpha-protein kinase 3-like: MSSRRTTARSLSANGIPSHGNRSNESSRPGSCSYIDNVRPENRSTLFNVITQLTEVQQPSFPTTLRSRAVSENSNVKFYCVVTGYPIPQVTWYKDDKQLDRLCGLPKYEIFRNGQNHSLHIYNCTVDDAAIYQASASNSKGIVSCAGVLEVGVMGEFEIHQRYFAKLKQKAENRSKEIEGKENQEPLRTVSPERWQRKRRSSMEAFLSTPSSTEDEGSNEEGGQSVTLESEVRLEEHAEGLVEEKTSPVISSKINGQVNQENGSVGGKSPFVKKKIRISSSANMERAERMSKEEMEVESYIPPFLPDRAERGKYPSNGSSEELVRPPLEVSQGRVKKEKASDIKAKEKVSEKKTQSPHMTSRLKSTPPSRVMEDLRRTKKVPIMAEKADTSTHADHGSVHLVSPSQTALPGKPPQQTAAQPPKKETKLSPGNASVPSEVTRARTRMSGNVAPVNPEPPPDRRSVGVQPKRKVSATIKDRLTNFITPIVELKQDTRHQSTGSKKSLFARPQKTALISSAGQKSQNGLVAKSVQGIKGNEKVEGNDLSKSVVLGSTSSSGKIQLAEDTRDKVDKASNVCASKGKKTESSLKPNTELQTNEQTKTETVAPRSKEHPNSHEQQPEGFQEISKPVTRIVSVAEILRAQIRALELELASLTNAEDQSITNYDNKCESQVKKSEPESLLDSIVGRTYLREHFVKPNNDSKSNTQDAISTSFQKDPSPSVPALLDKEDDQGFLNTPHVGYLPSISINPKEEATQKPALRATDDGNERKDMGLNRKIIPEIKLTNETQHSSQTVVDQDTIEDPNPTICSQEVQMFADKCVLDTVTQENLCFQKSQSLVKDIFGSAFVRNSNPEASMLLRKQDCDSPSPSATPQEQALGARRKILTSKATLAESTETNLPPDHQPEKQEMSLPDSNVSTILSSPDSAQQSPLLQPKDERTSPIEKKSPLLSLPDSNVSTSPVTILLSPDCAGQSPFLQPKDERTSPVKEKSPLLSFPDSNVSTSPVTILLSPDSAQQSPLLQPKDERTSPVEKKSPPLSLPDSNVSTILSSPDSAGQSPLLQPKDERTSPVEKSPLLSFPDSNVSTSPVTILLSPDSAQQSPLLQPKDERTSPVEKKSPLLSLPDSNVSTSPVTILLSPDCAGQSPFLQPKDERTSPVKEKSPLLSFPDSNVSTSPVTILLSPDSAQQSPLLQPKDERTSPVEKKSPPLSLPDSNVSTSPVTILSSADSAGQSPLLQPKDERTSPVAKKSPQLSFPDSNVSTSPVTILLSPDSAQKSPILQAKDERTSPVEKKSPLLSLPDSNVSTSPVTILSSPDSAGQSPFLQPKDERTSSVEKKSPLLFLPDSNVSTSPVTILLSPDSAQQSPLLQAKDEKTSPVEKSPLMSLPDSNVSTSPVTILSSPDSAQQSPLEQPKDEQTYSLEKKSPLLARKKMTTPLSQTPNEEHQSDKSEKPKPDPCKAPQVIRKIRSERFADASGHLKLWCQFFNILSDSTITWYKNQAEIARIKRNEADESQVNLAVVQASSKDSGVYKCTITNDYGSDSTDFLLGPDILAGISLREDPGVGEEIEMTPQVFSKGVADCGIWGSKLFGRVMVQKPCISEGCTHKVWRAKVIYGLEPLFESGNTCVIKTSRHVAYGGREEHSLIDRNMDLVKLECKIQNLAREYCKIFSAEARVIENFGPPLEVIPVHLMYRPANTIPYATAEADLTGAYQKYVFLDDTGRMERRTASEVELKCCALQHWLFQWTNGNLLITRLEGVDAKLTNIGMAVRSTGHQGLAMEGKPRVFEHFVSQHQCNYFCGLLTLRSLKLLDSLTAPPAKLKGSRSPLLQRKSQAPGSCSPQGGRKAGSSPLLPRKAEQDGRKTPTGQKVADAAETHS; encoded by the exons GAGCACACTGTTCAACGTGATAACACAACTGACAGAGGTCCAACAACCAAGCTTTCCAACTACTCTCAGGTCCAGAGCTGTGTCGGAGAACTCCAACGTCAAGTTCTACTGCGTGGTTACAG GATATCCTATCCCTCAAGTCACTTGGTATAAGGATGACAAGCAGCTGGACAGATTGTGTGGACtcccaaaatatgaaatatttcgcAATGGACAAAACCACTCCCTGCATATTTACAA CTGCACTGTGGACGATGCTGCCATCTACCAGGCTTCGGCCAGTAACAGTAAAGGCATCGTGTCCTGCGCTGGGGTTCTGGAGGTGGGTGTTATGGGCGAGTTCGAGATCCACCAGCGCTACTTTGCCAAGCTCAAGCAGAAAGCAGAGAACAGAAGCAAGGAAATTGAAGGCAAGGAGAACCAAGAGCCACTGCGGACCGTCAGCCCGGAACGCTGGCAGAGGAAGCGGCGCTCCAGCATGGAGGCCTTCCTGAGCACGCCCAGTTCCACAGAGGACGAGGGCAGCAACGAGGAGGGCGGACAATCTGTGACTTTGGAGTCAGAGGTGAGGTTGGAGGAGCACGCAGAGGGGCTTGTGGAGGAAAAGACAAGCCCTGTGATTTCTTCCAAAATAAACGGTCAGGTCAATCAAGAAAATGGAAGTGTCGGTGGTAAGAGTCCTTTTGTCAAGAAGAAGATTAGGATTTCCAGCAGTGCAAATATGGAGCGAGCTGAGAGGATGTCTAAAGAGGAGATGGAAGTGGAAAGTTACATCCCTCCATTCCTGCCTGACAGGGCAGAACGTGGGAAGTATCCAAGCAATGGAAGTTCGGAGGAGCTGGTTAGGCCTCCTCTGGAAGTTTCCCAAGGAAGAGTAAAGAAAGAGAAGGCAAGTGACattaaagccaaagaaaaagtctCAGAGAAGAAGACTCAAAGTCCTCACATGACCTCCAGACTGAAAAGTACACCTCCAAGCAGAGTTATGGAGGACCTGAGAAGAACAAAGAAAGTTCCAATCATGGCTGAGAAAGCTGACACTTCCACACATGCAGATCATGGATCAGTGCACCTGGTCTCTCCAAGCCAGACCGCTTTACCAGGGAAACCCCCCCAGCAGACTGCAGCTCAGCCCCCCAAAAAGGAAACAAAGCTGTCTCCGGGGAATGCGTCTGTGCCGAGTGAG GTTACACGAGCCCGCACTAGGATGAGTGGGAATGTTGCACCTGTCAACCCAGAGCCTCCACCTGACCGGCGTTCGGTAGGCGTACAACCAAAACGGAAGGTTTCAGCCACAATAAAAGACCGCTTGACCAATTTTATCACACCTATTGTTGAGCTAAAGCAGGACACAAGGCATCAATCCACTGGATCAAAGAAAAGCCTTTTTGCACGTCCTCAGAAGACGGCCCTCATTTCATCTGCAGGCCAGAAAAGCCAGAATGGCTTAGTTGCGAAATCTGTACAAGGAATAAAAGGTAATGAGAAGGTAGAAGGAAATGATCTTAGCAAGTCAGTGGTGCTGGGTTCAACGTCTTCTTCAGGCAAGATTCAACTGGCTGAAGACACCAGAGATAAAGTAGACAAAGCCTCCAATGTTTGTGCGTCTAAGGGAAAGAAGACAGAGTCTAGTTTAAAGCCCAATACTGAATTACAGACTAATGAACAGACTAAAACTGAGACTGTTGCCCCACGTTCCAAAGAACATCCAAACTCACATGAGCAGCAACCCGAAGGCTTCCAAGAAATCTCCAAACCTGTGACCAGAATCGTATCTGTTGCAGAGATTTTAAGAGCCCAAATAAGGGCGCTGGAGTTGGAGCTAGCAAGTCTGACTAATGCTGAAGACCAAAGCATAACAAATTATGACAACAAATGTGAATCTCAAGTTAAGAAGTCAGAACCAGAAAGCCTTTTAGATAGTATTGTGGGTAGAACATATCTGAGAGAACATTTTGTAAAGCCAAATAATGACAGCAAGAGTAACACTCAAGATGCAATTTCCACAAGTTTTCAAAAAGATCCTAGTCCGTCTGTCCCCGCCCTGCTTGACAAAGAAGACGATCAAGGTTTCTTGAACACGCCCCATGTaggttatttaccttctatttcaaTAAATCCCAAAGAGGAGGCAACCCAAAAACCTGCATTAAGAGCTACAGATGATGGGAATGAAAGGAAAGATATGGGGCTCAATAGAAAGATAATCCCAGAAATTAAACTCACCAATGAAACTCAACACTCTTCCCAAACAGTTGTAGATCAAGACACAATAGAAGATCCTAATCCAACCATTTGTTCACAAGAGGTGCAGATGTTTGCCGATAAATGTGTCCTTGATACAGTCACACAAGAAAACCTTTGTTTCCAAAAAAGCCAGTCCCTGGTTAAAGACATTTTTGGGAGTGCGTTTGTACGCAATTCAAATCCTGAAGCCAGTATGTTATTGAGGAAACAAGACTGTGACTCTCCTTCGCCTTCTGCCACCCCACAAGAGCAAGCTTTAGGGGCCCGCCGCAAAATACTTACCTCTAAGGCCACACTAGCAGAGAGCACAGAGACTAATTTACCACCTGATCATCAACCTGAGAAACAAGAGATGTCTCTGCCAGACAGCAACGTTTCCACAATCCTGTCGTCTCCAGACTCTGCGCAACAGTCACCTCTTCTACAACCCAAAGACGAGAGGACTTCTCCTATAGAGAAGAAGTCGCCACTGCTGTCTTTGCCAGACAGCAACGTTTCCACAAGTCCTGTGACAATCCTGTTGTCTCCAGACTGTGCGGGGCAGTCACCTTTTCTACAACCCAAAGACGAGAGGACTTCTCCTGTAAAGGAGAAGTCGCCACTGTTGTCTTTTCCGGACAGCAACGTTTCCACAAGTCCTGTGACTATCCTGTTGTCTCCAGACTCTGCGCAACAGTCACCTCTTCTACAACCCAAAGACGAGAGGACTTCTCCTGTAGAGAAGAAGTCGCCACCGTTGTCTCTGCCAGACAGCAACGTTTCCACAATCCTGTCGTCTCCAGACTCTGCGGGGCAGTCACCTCTTCTACAACCCAAAGACGAGAGGACTTCTCCTGTAGAGAAGTCGCCACTGTTGTCTTTCCCAGACAGCAACGTTTCCACAAGTCCTGTGACTATCCTGTTGTCTCCAGACTCTGCGCAACAGTCACCTCTTCTACAACCCAAAGACGAGAGGACTTCTCCTGTAGAGAAGAAGTCGCCACTGCTGTCTTTGCCAGACAGCAACGTTTCCACAAGTCCTGTGACAATCCTGTTGTCTCCAGACTGTGCGGGCCAGTCACCTTTTCTACAACCCAAAGACGAGAGGACTTCTCCTGTAAAGGAGAAGTCGCCACTGTTGTCTTTTCCAGACAGCAACGTTTCCACAAGTCCTGTGACTATCCTGTTGTCTCCAGACTCTGCGCAACAGTCACCTCTTCTACAACCCAAAGACGAGAGGACTTCTCCTGTAGAGAAGAAGTCGCCACCGTTGTCTCTGCCAGACAGCAACGTTTCCACAAGTCCTGTGACAATCCTGTCGTCTGCAGACTCTGCGGGGCAGTCACCTCTTCTACAACCCAAAGACGAGAGGACTTCTCCTGTAGCGAAGAAGTCGCCACAGCTGTCTTTCCCAGACAGCAATGTTTCCACAAGTCCTGTGACTATCCTGTTGTCCCCAGACTCTGCGCAAAAGTCACCTATTCTACAAGCCAAAGACGAGAGGACTTCTCCTGTAGAGAAGAAGTCGCCACTGTTGTCTTTGCCAGACAGCAACGTTTCCACAAGTCCTGTGACAATCCTGTCGTCTCCAGACTCTGCGGGGCAGTCACCTTTTCTACAACCCAAAGACGAGAGGACTTCTTCTGTAGAGAAGAAGTCGCCACTGCTGTTTTTGCCAGACAGCAACGTTTCCACAAGTCCTGTGACTATCCTTTTGTCTCCAGACTCTGCGCAACAGTCACCTCTTCTACAAGCCAAAGACGAGAAGACTTCTCCTGTAGAGAAGTCGCCACTTATGTCTTTGCCAGACAGCAACGTTTCCACAAGTCCTGTGACAATCCTTTCGTCTCCAGACTCTGCGCAACAGTCACCTCTTGAACAGCCCAAAGATGAGCAGACTTATTCTTTAGAGAAGAAGTCGCCACTGCTGGCTAGGAAGAAGATGACAACGCCATTGAGCCAAACACCCAATGAGGAACACCAAAGTGACAAAAGTGAGAAGCCCAAACCTGACCCAtgcaaag CACCTCAAGTTATCCGTAAAATCCGAAGTGAAAGGTTTGCGGACGCATCGGGACACCTGAAACTGTGGTGCCAGTTCTTCAACATTCTCAGCGACTCTACAATTACTTGGTACAAGAATCAAGCGGAGATTGCTCGGATCAAGAGAAA tgaGGCGGACGAAAGTCAGGTCAATCTGGCAGTCGTTCAAGCGTCAAGTAAAGACTCTGGTGTTTACAAATGCACAATCACTAACGATTACGGGAGCGACTCAACTGACTTTCTGCTTGGTCCAGACA TTCTGGCTGGAATTTCTCTGCGCGAGGACCCTGGGG TTGGAGAAGAAATTGAAATGACGCCACAGGTGTTCAGTAAGGGCGTGGCTGACTGTGGCATCTGGGGCAGCAAGTTGTTTGGCCGCGTAATGGTGCAGAAACCTTGTATCTCCGAAGGCTGCACCCACAAAGTCTGGAGGGCTAAGGTCATTTATGGCCTGGAGCCATTGTTTGAGTCCGGAAACACATGTGTCATCAAAACCAGCCGCCATGTTGCTTATGGTGGCAGGGAGGAGCACAGCCTCATAGACAGGAACATGGACTTAGTCAAGCTG GAGTGTAAAATTCAAAATCTGGCTCGGGAATACTGCAAAATCTTCTCTGCAGAGGCGAGAGTTATTGAAAACTTTGGACCCCCTCTTGA GGTAATCCCGGTCCACTTGATGTACCGGCCAGCCAACACGATCCCCTACGCCACGGCGGAAGCTGACCTGACAGGAGCGTATCAGAAATATGTCTTCCTGGACGATACAGGGAGGATGGAGAGGAGAACTGCGTCCGAAGTGGAGCTTAAGTGTTGTGCTCTGCAGCATTGGCTCTTTCAATGGACCAACGGCAATCTGCTCATCACCCGGCTAGAAG GTGTCGACGCAAAGCTCACCAACATTGGAATGGCAGTCAGATCCACAGG ACATCAAGGTCTGGCCATGGAGGGCAAGCCTCGAGTGTTTGAGCATTTTGTGTCGCAGCACCAGTGCAACTACTTCTGCGGGCTGCTGACCCTGAGGTCGCTGAAGCTTCTGGACTCGCTCACGGCGCCGCCTGCAAAGCTTAAAGGCTCCAGGAGTCCTTTACTGCAGCGTAAGAGTCAAGCTCCTGGCTCCTGCAGCCCCCAGGGTGGGAGGAAAGCAGGCAGCAGCCCCCTGCTGCCAAGGAAGGCCGAGCAAGACGGAAGAAAGACCCCCACTGGACAGAAGGTTGCTGATGCTGCTGAAACTCATAGTTGA